The following proteins come from a genomic window of Blattabacterium cuenoti:
- the queA gene encoding tRNA preQ1(34) S-adenosylmethionine ribosyltransferase-isomerase QueA, whose amino-acid sequence MKTSDFDFESPINLLAKFPTQERDESKLMIIHRKNQKIEHKLFKNLHEYFEEGDILILNNTKVFPARLFGNKEKTEAKIEVFLLRELDPKDRTWDVLVDPARKVRVGNKLSFGSELTGEVIDNTTSRGRILQLNFNGSHEELINKIKELGKTPLPKYINRQPEKNDEKRYQTVYAKKEGSVAAPTAGLHFSKHLLKKLEIKGIHLVEVTLHLGLGSFLPVYVEDISKHKMDSEKCFINENTCKIVNFAIQRKKRICAVGTSSMRAIESSVSSKKKLNPFYGWTNKFIFPPYNFSIANSMITNFHMPKSTLLMMTTAFAGFDIIMKAYQIAIEKKYRFYSYGDAMLIL is encoded by the coding sequence ATGAAAACTTCAGATTTTGATTTCGAATCTCCTATAAATCTTCTCGCTAAATTTCCTACACAAGAAAGAGATGAATCCAAATTAATGATTATTCATAGAAAAAATCAAAAAATAGAACATAAACTTTTTAAAAATTTACATGAATATTTTGAAGAAGGAGATATTCTAATTCTTAATAATACCAAAGTTTTTCCAGCAAGATTATTTGGAAATAAAGAAAAAACAGAAGCTAAAATAGAAGTTTTTTTACTTAGAGAATTAGATCCAAAAGATAGAACATGGGATGTGTTAGTTGATCCTGCAAGAAAAGTAAGAGTAGGAAATAAATTAAGTTTTGGATCTGAATTAACGGGAGAAGTCATAGATAATACCACTTCCAGAGGAAGAATTTTACAACTTAATTTTAATGGATCCCATGAAGAACTTATAAATAAAATAAAAGAATTAGGAAAAACTCCTTTACCTAAATATATCAATAGACAACCGGAAAAGAATGATGAAAAACGTTATCAAACTGTATACGCAAAAAAAGAAGGATCTGTAGCTGCACCCACAGCAGGATTACATTTTTCAAAACATTTATTAAAAAAATTAGAAATAAAAGGAATCCACCTAGTAGAAGTCACTTTACACTTAGGACTAGGAAGTTTTTTACCAGTATATGTAGAAGATATATCAAAACATAAAATGGATTCTGAAAAATGTTTTATAAATGAAAATACATGTAAAATAGTAAATTTTGCTATACAAAGAAAAAAAAGAATTTGTGCAGTAGGTACTTCCTCCATGAGAGCTATTGAGAGTTCTGTTTCTTCCAAAAAAAAATTAAATCCATTTTATGGATGGACTAATAAATTTATTTTCCCTCCTTATAATTTTAGTATAGCCAATTCTATGATTACAAATTTTCATATGCCAAAATCTACTTTGCTTATGATGACAACAGCTTTTGCTGGTTTTGATATAATAATGAAAGCGTATCAAATTGCAATAGAAAAAAAATATAGATTTTATTCTTATGGAGATGCCATGTTAATATTATAA
- a CDS encoding polyprenyl synthetase family protein: MNIILEKIKNTIKKEIEEFEKQFQSIIIQNNNIPIINDITHYIIHRKGKLIRPIFVFLIAKMLGTIQKKTYHTACLIELIHTATLVHDDVIDNSFLRRGSFSINAIWKNKIAVLIGDYLLSKSLLIATNNNYYDLLKIICKTIKNMSEGELLQIEKSKKLNVTEKIYNQIIYHKTASLIATSCEAGARSVNTNEETALKMRKFGIFTGIAFQIKDDLFDYEEKNEKYMGKPVGIDLREKKITLPLIYTIQKASKKDQKCILHYIKHYDEKKRHKIISYVKKYGGLEYANRKMIKFHDNALKILETYPEGIIKKTLKIMVNFIIERNQ; this comes from the coding sequence ATGAATATTATTTTAGAAAAAATAAAAAATACTATAAAAAAAGAAATAGAAGAATTTGAAAAACAATTTCAAAGTATAATTATTCAAAATAATAATATCCCTATCATAAATGATATAACTCATTATATTATTCATAGAAAGGGAAAATTAATCCGTCCTATATTTGTTTTTTTAATAGCTAAAATGTTAGGAACAATACAAAAAAAAACATATCATACCGCTTGTTTAATTGAACTCATACATACAGCGACGCTTGTACATGATGATGTTATTGATAATAGTTTTTTACGTCGTGGATCTTTTTCCATAAATGCTATATGGAAAAACAAAATAGCTGTTTTAATTGGAGATTACTTACTTTCTAAAAGTCTCTTAATTGCAACAAATAATAATTACTATGATTTACTTAAAATTATATGTAAAACTATAAAAAATATGAGTGAAGGAGAATTATTACAAATTGAAAAATCAAAAAAATTAAATGTTACTGAAAAAATTTATAATCAAATTATTTACCATAAAACAGCAAGTTTAATTGCAACCTCTTGTGAAGCAGGAGCTCGTTCAGTCAATACAAATGAAGAAACAGCTCTAAAAATGAGAAAATTTGGAATTTTTACAGGTATAGCCTTTCAAATCAAAGATGATTTATTTGATTATGAAGAAAAAAATGAAAAATATATGGGAAAACCTGTTGGAATAGATTTAAGAGAAAAAAAAATAACACTTCCACTTATTTATACTATTCAAAAAGCTTCTAAAAAAGATCAAAAATGTATATTACATTACATCAAACATTATGATGAAAAAAAAAGACATAAAATTATCAGTTATGTAAAAAAATATGGAGGATTAGAATATGCCAATCGAAAAATGATTAAGTTTCATGACAATGCATTAAAAATTTTAGAGACTTATCCAGAAGGAATAATTAAAAAAACATTAAAAATAATGGTAAATTTTATTATAGAAAGAAATCAATAA
- a CDS encoding toprim domain-containing protein, with translation MKKNLVIVESPTKAHTIQTFLGKNYCVVSSYGHILDLPEKELGVQIKKNFKPNYVILPKKKNCSKS, from the coding sequence ATGAAAAAAAATTTGGTGATTGTAGAATCACCAACGAAAGCTCATACAATACAAACATTTCTTGGAAAGAATTATTGTGTAGTATCTAGTTATGGACATATTCTGGATTTACCAGAAAAGGAATTAGGAGTTCAAATTAAAAAAAATTTTAAACCCAATTATGTAATATTGCCTAAAAAAAAAAATTGTTCAAAATCTTAG
- a CDS encoding DNA topoisomerase, producing MWLASDEDREGEAIAYQIYKIFNIPDEKYRRIVFHEITKKEILHAIKNPRLIDYNLVYAQQTRRIIDRLVGFQLSPILWKKINTGLSAGRVQSVAVRLIVEQEKKIQDFTPYPVYQINGIFTDPEQKITLNAKLEKKIEDKKEMKNILSLCINSTFTIKKITIKQEKKSPPIPFTTSSLQQEACHKLNYSISKTMLLAQKLYEKGFITYIRTDSTSLSKNILLDIKNFILSSYGKKYLSVKKNFYVKKIFSQEAHRAIHPTIINFEENYLNTLDVFQKRLYKLIWERTIIGQMTDAIIEKKDIYIQSSHLETCFFICTKKTILFDGFMKIFNQEKKHHFDTINKGSFLERKEIIAKQIFQNHLHRYNEASLVKKLEQLGIGRPSTYVPTISTIQKRNYVSIQKIYRKIEIRKIFILKGNLITEKNDQITEIEKNKFFPTEIGILTTNFLKKNFFKIINYSFTANLEKNFDDIAKGKQSWIKILEYFYNEFYKKIQYVKNNVNKIHKKRFIGKHPKSNQKIFVRIAKYGSVVQMGEFNNKNKPKFYPLLNKQKIEEISLTEALKIIELPKLLGIFEEKEILLKINKFNIYIKYNNKSIPIDEKIFFNNSLNLEKAINIIKNNDQIN from the coding sequence ATTTGGTTAGCTTCTGATGAAGATCGTGAAGGAGAAGCTATTGCCTATCAAATTTATAAAATATTTAATATTCCTGATGAAAAATATAGAAGAATAGTTTTTCACGAAATTACAAAAAAAGAAATTTTACATGCTATAAAAAATCCAAGATTAATTGATTATAATTTAGTTTATGCTCAACAAACTAGAAGAATTATCGATCGATTAGTAGGATTTCAATTATCTCCTATTTTATGGAAAAAAATCAATACAGGTCTTTCTGCAGGTAGAGTTCAATCTGTTGCTGTAAGATTAATAGTAGAACAAGAAAAAAAAATTCAAGATTTTACTCCTTATCCAGTTTATCAAATAAATGGAATTTTTACTGATCCTGAACAAAAAATAACTCTCAATGCTAAATTGGAAAAAAAAATAGAAGATAAAAAAGAAATGAAAAACATTTTATCATTATGTATCAATAGTACTTTTACAATAAAAAAAATCACTATAAAACAAGAAAAAAAAAGTCCACCAATTCCATTTACTACTTCTTCTTTACAACAAGAAGCTTGTCATAAGCTAAATTATTCTATATCTAAAACAATGTTACTCGCTCAAAAATTATATGAAAAAGGATTTATTACATATATTCGAACAGATAGTACAAGTTTATCAAAAAATATATTATTAGATATTAAAAATTTTATACTTTCTTCATATGGAAAAAAATATTTATCTGTAAAAAAAAATTTTTATGTAAAAAAAATTTTTTCTCAAGAAGCTCACAGAGCAATTCATCCTACTATTATTAATTTTGAAGAAAATTATTTAAATACTTTAGATGTATTTCAAAAACGTCTTTATAAACTGATATGGGAACGAACAATTATAGGACAAATGACAGATGCTATTATTGAAAAAAAAGATATTTATATTCAATCTTCTCATTTAGAAACATGTTTTTTTATTTGTACAAAAAAAACTATTTTATTTGATGGATTTATGAAAATATTCAATCAAGAAAAAAAACATCATTTTGATACAATTAATAAAGGTTCTTTTCTAGAAAGAAAAGAAATCATCGCTAAGCAAATTTTTCAAAATCATTTACATAGATATAATGAAGCTAGTTTAGTAAAAAAATTAGAACAATTAGGTATTGGGAGACCTTCTACTTATGTACCCACAATTTCCACGATTCAAAAAAGAAATTATGTCAGTATACAGAAAATTTATAGAAAAATAGAAATACGTAAAATTTTCATTTTAAAAGGAAATTTAATTACTGAAAAAAATGATCAAATTACTGAAATAGAAAAAAATAAGTTTTTTCCTACAGAAATAGGAATTTTAACTACTAATTTTTTGAAAAAAAATTTTTTTAAAATAATAAATTACAGTTTTACTGCAAATCTAGAAAAAAATTTCGATGATATAGCCAAAGGTAAACAATCTTGGATCAAGATCCTTGAGTATTTTTATAATGAATTTTACAAAAAAATACAATATGTTAAAAATAATGTAAATAAAATTCATAAAAAACGTTTTATTGGTAAGCATCCAAAATCTAATCAAAAAATTTTTGTAAGAATAGCAAAATACGGATCTGTTGTTCAAATGGGAGAATTTAATAATAAAAATAAACCCAAATTTTATCCTTTATTAAATAAACAAAAAATAGAAGAAATTTCTTTAACAGAAGCTTTGAAGATTATTGAATTACCCAAATTATTAGGCATTTTTGAGGAAAAAGAAATTTTATTAAAGATCAATAAATTTAACATTTATATTAAATATAATAATAAATCAATTCCAATTGATGAAAAAATTTTTTTTAATAATTCATTAAATTTAGAAAAAGCTATTAACATTATAAAAAATAATGATCAAATAAACTAA
- the rsmI gene encoding 16S rRNA (cytidine(1402)-2'-O)-methyltransferase — protein sequence MLYIVPTPIGNLEDFTFRSLRILKEVDLILVENYKVSKKLLDFYHIKNDINKYNIYNEHKIVPSLIKKIKKGKKLALISNAGTPSISDPGFLLIRSCIKDSISIECLPGSTAFVPALVCSGISTNEFTFIGFLPKKKRKIKLENLSKENRTVILYESPHRLLQTLNDIKYFFGSKRNIAICKEISKYFQNISRGNIEKMILYYESIKKILGEYTIIIEKFLKKN from the coding sequence ATGTTATATATTGTTCCTACTCCTATAGGAAATTTAGAAGACTTCACTTTCAGAAGTTTACGAATATTAAAAGAGGTAGATTTGATTTTAGTAGAAAATTATAAAGTTTCCAAAAAACTATTGGATTTTTATCATATCAAAAACGATATAAATAAATATAATATTTACAATGAACATAAAATAGTTCCTTCTCTTATAAAAAAAATAAAAAAAGGAAAAAAACTAGCGTTAATATCTAATGCAGGAACTCCAAGTATATCTGATCCAGGTTTTTTACTTATTAGATCTTGTATTAAAGATTCTATCTCTATAGAATGTTTACCTGGATCTACAGCTTTTGTTCCAGCATTAGTTTGTTCAGGTATATCTACTAATGAATTTACTTTTATAGGATTTTTACCCAAAAAAAAAAGAAAAATTAAACTAGAAAACTTGTCTAAAGAAAATAGAACTGTTATATTATATGAATCTCCTCATAGATTATTACAAACATTAAATGATATAAAATATTTTTTTGGATCAAAAAGAAATATTGCTATATGCAAAGAAATATCTAAATATTTCCAAAATATTTCAAGAGGAAACATAGAAAAAATGATTTTATATTATGAAAGTATAAAAAAAATATTAGGAGAATATACTATCATTATTGAAAAATTTTTGAAAAAAAATTAA
- a CDS encoding aspartate-semialdehyde dehydrogenase — protein sequence MKLGIIGVTGMVGRIMIDLLEKRNFPLKKLYLSASNKSIGKKIFFKKKIYKVISIYDLFLKKPDIVLFSAGSDISKKWSQKFSDIGSIVIDNSSAWRMDSEKKLIVPEINASCLCKKDKIIANPNCSTIQLVMVLFPLHVKYEISRIIVSTYQSVTGTGKQALNQLYQEQKGNFSYKVYPYPIYQNVLPHCDHFTENRYTIEEMKLINETKKIMNDYDIGITATSVRVPVIGGHSESVNITFKKKPNIDCIYTILLKTKGIIVQDNPKENIYPMPLYAHEKDEVFVGRIRKDFSFKNSINLWIVADNLHKGAATNAIQIAEFLMKNKYI from the coding sequence ATGAAATTAGGAATAATTGGAGTAACAGGGATGGTAGGTCGTATAATGATTGATCTTTTAGAAAAAAGAAATTTTCCATTAAAAAAATTGTATTTGTCCGCTTCTAATAAATCTATTGGTAAAAAAATTTTTTTTAAAAAAAAAATATATAAAGTCATCAGTATATATGATTTATTTTTGAAAAAACCTGATATTGTTTTATTTTCAGCAGGATCTGATATATCAAAAAAATGGTCTCAAAAATTTTCAGATATAGGATCTATTGTTATAGATAACTCTTCTGCATGGAGAATGGATTCAGAAAAAAAGTTAATTGTTCCTGAAATTAATGCTTCTTGTTTGTGTAAAAAAGACAAAATAATTGCAAATCCAAATTGTTCTACAATACAATTAGTTATGGTTTTATTTCCTTTACACGTGAAATATGAAATTAGTAGAATTATTGTTTCAACTTACCAATCAGTAACAGGAACTGGAAAACAGGCTTTAAATCAGTTATATCAAGAACAAAAAGGAAATTTTTCTTATAAAGTATATCCGTATCCTATTTATCAAAATGTTTTACCTCATTGTGATCATTTTACAGAAAATAGATATACAATAGAAGAGATGAAATTGATAAATGAAACAAAAAAAATAATGAATGATTATGATATAGGAATAACAGCAACTTCCGTTCGTGTTCCTGTTATAGGAGGGCACTCAGAAAGTGTTAATATTACATTTAAAAAAAAACCGAATATAGATTGTATCTATACAATTCTATTAAAAACAAAAGGAATAATAGTTCAGGATAATCCAAAAGAAAATATTTATCCAATGCCATTATATGCTCATGAAAAAGATGAAGTTTTTGTAGGTAGAATTCGAAAAGACTTTTCGTTTAAAAATTCTATAAATCTTTGGATAGTGGCAGATAATCTCCATAAAGGAGCAGCGACTAATGCAATTCAAATTGCAGAATTTTTGATGAAAAATAAATATATTTAA
- the gmk gene encoding guanylate kinase — translation MKKGKMIILSGPSGSGKTTISHCLLSKFPELKFSVSCTTRTIRNNEKHGKDYYFLSVNSFISKIKTHQFAEWEEVYPKLFYGTLKNEMFKIWKLNQHILFDIDVKGGLNLKKQYPNNSLSIFIMVNSIKILKTRLFARSCYEKINKTNINIRLDKAIKENSYAKLFDFVLFNIDLYQTKKKVIQIVSNFIYGK, via the coding sequence ATGAAAAAAGGAAAAATGATTATTTTATCAGGTCCTTCTGGATCTGGAAAAACTACTATTTCACATTGTTTACTTTCAAAATTTCCGGAATTAAAATTTTCTGTTTCATGTACTACACGAACCATTCGGAACAATGAAAAACATGGAAAAGATTATTATTTTTTATCTGTAAATTCTTTTATTTCCAAAATAAAAACACATCAATTCGCAGAATGGGAAGAGGTTTATCCTAAATTATTTTATGGAACGTTGAAAAACGAAATGTTCAAAATTTGGAAATTAAATCAACATATTTTGTTCGATATAGATGTAAAAGGAGGATTAAATTTAAAAAAACAATATCCCAATAATTCCTTATCCATATTTATAATGGTAAATTCTATAAAAATTTTAAAAACAAGATTATTTGCAAGATCTTGTTATGAAAAAATCAATAAAACAAACATAAATATCCGTTTAGATAAGGCTATAAAAGAAAACAGTTATGCAAAATTATTTGATTTTGTTTTATTCAATATTGATTTATATCAAACAAAAAAAAAGGTGATCCAGATTGTTTCCAATTTTATTTATGGAAAATAA
- a CDS encoding RpiB/LacA/LacB family sugar-phosphate isomerase: protein MLIAIGSDHTGVHYKYAINNFLMEQGHKIKDFGFSEYGKQVDYPDFIHPTAEFVNQGKANFGIIICGSGNGAAMTANKYKKIRAALVWKKEIAILARKHNNANIISFPSRFIDQNEIIEIVEIFLKTNFEGGRHKIRIEKIPIKFINPQ, encoded by the coding sequence ATGTTAATAGCAATAGGATCTGATCACACGGGGGTACATTATAAATATGCAATCAACAATTTTTTAATGGAACAAGGCCACAAAATCAAAGATTTTGGTTTTTCAGAATATGGAAAACAAGTTGATTATCCTGACTTTATTCATCCTACAGCGGAATTTGTAAATCAAGGAAAAGCTAATTTTGGAATCATTATATGTGGAAGTGGAAATGGAGCAGCTATGACGGCTAATAAATATAAAAAAATTCGTGCCGCTTTAGTATGGAAAAAAGAAATTGCTATTTTAGCAAGAAAACATAATAATGCTAATATTATTAGTTTTCCATCACGTTTTATAGATCAGAATGAAATTATAGAAATTGTAGAAATATTTTTGAAAACAAATTTTGAAGGTGGAAGGCATAAAATAAGGATCGAAAAAATTCCTATAAAATTTATAAATCCTCAGTAG
- a CDS encoding phosphoglycerate kinase, with product MKKIKTVYDFNFENQTALIRVDFNVPINKFKKIIDDTRIQYSIPTIQKIISEKGKIVLISHFGRPKGKPSKTYSLKFLADHLSKQLKINVIFFEDCIGEAVINKVHELKHGEILLLENLRFYKEEEKEDINFAYELSKLGDIYVNDAFGVVHRFHTSITVLPRFFGNKKCIGLLMKKEIQYLDQFLYGKGKKPITILLGGSKISSKIEIIENFIDFADFILIGGGMSYPFIKIKGGKIGNSTIEEDKTIEKTLKKFFQKYQNKINIIHLPKDVVIADSFKNEANTKIVPIHSIPNGWMGLDIGPISIKNFCNIIEKSKTILWNGPVGVFEFSNFSLGTRSIARSIANVTEKGAFSLVGGGDSIASLKMENCDKKISYLSTGGGSMLDCLKKNKTLPGINAII from the coding sequence ATGAAAAAAATAAAAACTGTTTATGATTTCAATTTCGAGAATCAAACAGCTCTGATAAGAGTAGATTTTAACGTTCCCATAAACAAATTTAAAAAAATCATAGATGATACACGTATTCAATATAGTATTCCTACTATTCAAAAAATAATTTCCGAAAAAGGAAAAATTGTTCTTATTTCTCATTTTGGAAGGCCAAAAGGAAAACCTTCTAAAACTTATTCTTTAAAATTTTTAGCTGATCATTTATCCAAACAACTAAAAATAAATGTAATTTTTTTCGAAGATTGTATAGGAGAAGCTGTAATAAACAAAGTTCATGAATTAAAACATGGTGAAATTTTGTTATTGGAAAATCTACGTTTTTATAAAGAAGAAGAGAAAGAAGATATAAATTTTGCTTATGAATTATCAAAATTAGGAGATATCTATGTTAACGATGCTTTTGGAGTAGTTCATCGGTTTCATACTTCCATAACTGTTCTTCCAAGATTTTTTGGAAATAAAAAATGTATTGGTCTCCTTATGAAAAAAGAAATTCAATATTTAGATCAATTTTTATATGGAAAAGGAAAAAAACCCATTACTATTTTATTAGGAGGATCAAAAATATCTTCTAAAATAGAAATTATTGAAAATTTTATTGATTTTGCAGATTTTATTCTAATAGGTGGGGGAATGTCTTATCCTTTTATCAAAATCAAGGGAGGAAAAATAGGAAATTCTACGATTGAAGAGGATAAAACAATTGAAAAAACATTAAAAAAATTTTTTCAGAAATACCAGAATAAAATTAATATTATACATCTTCCAAAAGATGTAGTAATAGCTGATTCATTCAAAAATGAAGCCAATACTAAAATTGTTCCTATTCATTCTATTCCAAATGGATGGATGGGTTTAGATATAGGTCCTATTTCTATAAAAAATTTTTGCAACATTATAGAAAAATCCAAAACCATTTTATGGAATGGACCTGTAGGTGTTTTCGAATTTTCAAATTTTTCTTTAGGAACTAGATCCATAGCAAGATCAATTGCAAATGTAACTGAAAAAGGTGCATTTTCTTTAGTAGGAGGAGGAGATTCTATCGCTTCATTAAAAATGGAAAATTGTGATAAAAAAATAAGTTATTTATCTACTGGAGGAGGATCTATGTTAGATTGTTTAAAAAAAAATAAAACACTTCCCGGAATAAATGCAATAATATAA
- a CDS encoding superoxide dismutase, producing MSFKLPKLPYSYKDFEPYIDKKTMDIHYNKHHATYTNNLNKAISNTSMMNLSIIEILKKAHMESPIIRNNGGGFYNHNLFWKILIPHTKYTHPSREFNEIIQKNFDSFDSFKDNFSNISAKHFGSGWTWLCVKDDKLTICSTKNQDNPLMYGMGCEGIPILGLDIWEHAYYLQYQNRRSDYIYSFWKIVNWIKVEENYKKTKNK from the coding sequence ATGTCATTTAAACTTCCAAAATTACCTTATTCATATAAAGATTTTGAACCTTATATAGACAAAAAAACGATGGATATTCATTATAATAAACATCATGCTACTTACACAAATAACTTAAATAAAGCTATTTCAAATACAAGTATGATGAATTTATCCATAATAGAAATTTTAAAAAAAGCTCATATGGAATCTCCAATAATACGGAATAATGGAGGAGGTTTTTATAATCATAATCTTTTTTGGAAAATATTAATTCCTCATACAAAATATACTCATCCAAGTAGAGAATTCAATGAAATTATTCAAAAAAACTTTGATTCTTTTGATTCTTTTAAAGACAATTTTTCCAATATTTCAGCTAAGCATTTTGGTTCTGGATGGACTTGGTTATGTGTAAAAGATGACAAATTAACAATTTGTTCTACAAAAAATCAAGATAACCCTCTTATGTATGGAATGGGTTGTGAAGGAATTCCAATATTAGGATTGGATATTTGGGAACACGCTTATTATTTGCAATATCAAAATCGTCGTTCAGATTATATCTATTCTTTTTGGAAAATAGTGAATTGGATAAAAGTGGAAGAAAATTACAAAAAAACAAAAAATAAATAA
- the folB gene encoding dihydroneopterin aldolase, which translates to MGKIILENIKLFGFHGCMPEEKYVGSHYTIYLEIEFDFHQASTNDDLSKTINYVDLYSIVKKEMNINSKLIEHLAQRIIQKIKEYKKSLIKNTKIKICKENPPLQGNVDRVCIILDD; encoded by the coding sequence GTGGGAAAAATTATATTAGAAAATATTAAATTATTTGGATTTCACGGATGTATGCCAGAAGAGAAATATGTTGGATCTCATTATACGATTTATCTGGAAATTGAATTTGATTTTCATCAAGCATCTACTAATGATGATTTATCTAAAACTATTAATTATGTAGATTTGTATTCCATTGTCAAAAAAGAAATGAATATTAATTCTAAATTAATTGAACATTTAGCACAAAGAATAATTCAAAAAATAAAAGAATATAAAAAATCTTTAATAAAAAATACAAAAATAAAAATTTGTAAGGAAAATCCTCCGTTACAAGGAAATGTAGATAGAGTATGCATTATTTTAGATGATTGA
- a CDS encoding uroporphyrinogen-III synthase: MKINNILISQPLSGASNAPYIKLSKNRNINIDFRSFIEVKGASSSDVRKQKINFSDFTVVFFISKKSVDHYFRLAGSMRFKVPVSMRYICQTKNIAYYLQKYIVFRKRKIHIGNKSFKDILPYIQKHSQEKFLLPSSDILKPEIPDILNQQNIFWKRAVLYKTTSSDLSDLKHIYYDILVFFSPAEIKSLFDNFPNFDQNNIKIATFGKNTLDAAYKAGLQIDIKVPTPEFPSMAMALEKYIIKN; encoded by the coding sequence ATGAAAATAAATAATATTCTGATTTCACAACCTCTTAGTGGAGCTTCTAATGCCCCATATATAAAACTTAGTAAAAATAGAAATATAAATATTGATTTTCGATCTTTTATAGAAGTAAAAGGAGCATCATCCAGTGATGTAAGAAAACAGAAAATAAACTTTTCTGATTTTACCGTAGTTTTTTTTATTAGTAAAAAATCTGTAGATCATTATTTTAGATTGGCAGGATCAATGCGTTTTAAAGTTCCTGTTTCTATGAGATATATTTGTCAAACAAAAAATATAGCTTATTATTTACAAAAATATATTGTTTTTCGAAAAAGAAAAATTCATATTGGAAATAAATCATTCAAAGATATACTCCCTTATATTCAAAAACATTCCCAAGAAAAATTCCTTCTACCTTCTTCGGATATACTAAAACCAGAAATTCCTGATATATTAAATCAACAAAATATTTTTTGGAAAAGAGCTGTTTTATATAAAACAACTTCTAGCGATTTATCTGATTTAAAACATATATATTATGATATTTTAGTTTTTTTTAGTCCAGCAGAAATCAAATCTTTATTTGATAATTTTCCTAATTTTGATCAAAACAATATCAAAATTGCTACATTTGGAAAAAACACATTAGATGCTGCTTATAAAGCAGGATTACAAATTGATATAAAAGTACCAACACCCGAATTTCCTTCTATGGCTATGGCTTTAGAAAAATATATTATAAAAAACTAA